CGGAAGAAGCGCAGGTCGATGAGGGGTTCGTCGCGGCGGGGCTCGTACCACAGGAGGCCGAGCAGGGCGGCGAGGGCGATCGCGCCGAAGGCGAGGGTGTGGGCGAGGCCGGAGGTGGGCGCCTCGATGATCGCGTAGGTGAGGGAGCCGAGGAGCGCGATGACGAGGAGCTGGCCGACCGGGTCGGGGCGGCGGGCCTTGGGGGCGCGGGACTCGGGGACGAAGCGCAGGGTCAGCAGGAGGGCGGCGAGGCCGACGGGCAGGTTGATCCAGAAGATGGAGCGCCAGCCGACGGTGTCGACGAGCAGTCCGCCGACGAGGGGGCCCGCGGCCATCGAGATGCCGACGACGGCGCCCCACACGCCGATCGCGCGGGCGCGTTCGCGGGGGTCGGTGAAGGTGTTCGTGATGATCGACATCGCGACGGGGTTGAGCATCGAGCCGCCGACGGCCTGGATCATCCGGAAGACGATGAGGGTGTCGAGGCTCGGGGCCAGGGAGCAGAGCACCGAGCCGATGGTGAACAGGACGAGGCCCGCCATGAAGACCTTGCGGCGGCCGATGCGGTCGGCGGTGGAGCCCGCGAGCATCAGCAGGGAGGCCAGCACCAGGGTGTACGCGTCGATCGTCCATTGCATGCCCGCGACGCTCGCGTGCAGTTCCCTCTGCATCGAGGGGAGGGCGACGTTCAGGATGGTGACGTCGAGGCTCACGATCAGCAGACTCATGCAGCAGATCGCGAGCACCAGCATGCGGTGGCGGTGGCTGAGCTCAGGCATTCCGTCAGCGTACGCCGACGTCGATAGTGTGTCTAACTAATGACCTCTACACGATCTTCTGCGCGGGCACCCGGCGCCGTACGCCACAATGGGGGAATGCCCACGCCCACGTCCACCGTGAACTCCGTGCTGTCGATCGGTCCCCACCAGGTGCAGCCGCCCGTCGTCCTCGCCCCCATGGCGGGCATCACGAACGCGCCGTTCCGCACCCTGTGCCGGGAATTCAGCGGCGGCAAGGGTCTCTTCGTCAGCGAGATGATCACGACGCGGGCGCTGGTCGAGCGCAACGAGAAGACCATGCAGCTGATCCACTTCGACGCGAGCGAGACGCCCCGCTCGATCCAGCTGTACGGCGTCGACCCCGCCACCGTCGGCAAGGCCGTCCGCATGATCGCGGAGGAGGGCCTCGCCGACCACATCGACCTCAACTTCGGCTGCCCGGTCCCCAAGGTGACCCGCAAGGGCGGCGGCTCCGCGCTGCCCTACAAGCG
The window above is part of the Streptomyces sp. NBC_01428 genome. Proteins encoded here:
- a CDS encoding MFS transporter, whose translation is MPELSHRHRMLVLAICCMSLLIVSLDVTILNVALPSMQRELHASVAGMQWTIDAYTLVLASLLMLAGSTADRIGRRKVFMAGLVLFTIGSVLCSLAPSLDTLIVFRMIQAVGGSMLNPVAMSIITNTFTDPRERARAIGVWGAVVGISMAAGPLVGGLLVDTVGWRSIFWINLPVGLAALLLTLRFVPESRAPKARRPDPVGQLLVIALLGSLTYAIIEAPTSGLAHTLAFGAIALAALLGLLWYEPRRDEPLIDLRFFRSAPFSGATVIAVSAFAALSGFLFLSTLYLQNVRGLDALHAGLWMLPMAALCFVCAPVSGRLVGSRGPRMSLLIAGVAMTISGVLFAAFEAETSNVTLVIGYVFFGLGFGFVNAPITNTAVSGMPRTQAGVAAAVASTSRQIGGTLGVAVIGAALASGIHASAYRATFVSAARPGWWIITACGLAVLVLGALTSGRWARGTADRTARLLEAPEVAEPVGVRAQDSTAA